Below is a window of Synergistaceae bacterium DNA.
CCGGCCTTAGTAGGAGTGCCTGAAATTTTACCGCTATTTGCGAGAGTGAGTCCATCCGGTAAATTTCCGCCGGTTTGTGTCCACGTGATAGGTGTAGTGCCTGAGGCTGCAAGAGTAACGGAATAATTTGCACCTTTAGTACCTGATGTAAGAGTCGCATTTGTAGTGATTGCGGGCTTGATTACTGGTTCATTAATAGTAATAGTGAATGTTCTAGAGTCATTGCCTGCTGTATTGCTTGCTTTGACAGTAAATGAAAATGTGTCGGCCTTAGTGGGAGTGCCTGAAATTTTACCGCTATTTGCGAGAGTGAGTCCGTCCGGTAAATTACCGCCGGTTTTCTGCCACGTGATAGGTGTAGTGCCTGAGGCTGCAAGAGTAACGGAATAATTTGCACCTTTAGTACCTGCTGTAAGAGTCGCATTTGTAGTGATTGAAGGCTTGATTATTGGTTCATTAATAGTAATTGTGAATGTTCTCGAGTCATAGCCTGCGGTGTTGCTTGCCTTCACGGTAAATGAGAAATTGCCTGCTTTAGTGGGAGTACCTGAAATTATGCCAGTATTCGTGAGCGTGAGACCATTCGGTAAATTACCGCCTGTTTTTGTCCATGTAATAGGCTTTGTTCCTGACGCTGTAAGAGTAACGGAATAATTTGCACCTTTAGTCCCTGATTGTAGAGTTGAACTCGTAGTGATTGCGGGCTTTAGCTCATTGATTGTAATAGTGAACGTTCTAGAGTCGCTTCCTGCCGTATTGCTGGCTTTTACGGTGAATGAGAAATTGCCTGCTTTAGTGGGAGTACCTGAAATTACGCCGGTATTTGCGAGAATAAGACCGTCCGGTAAATTTCCGTCTGTTTTTGTCCAAGTAATAGGCGTTGTGCCTGATGCTGCAAGGGTAACAGAATAATTTACTCCTTTAGTGCCTGCTGTAAGAGTCGCATTTGTAGTGATTGTTGGAGCTTCATTAACAGTAATTGAGAAATTTCTAGAGTCCTCGCCCTCTGTGTTGCTTGCTTTGACAGTAAATGAGAAATTGCCTGTTTCTGTAGGAATACCTGATATTATACCTGAACTTGACAGCGATAAACCGTTGGGCAAAGTGCCGCCAGTTTTTTCCCATGTAATAGGCGTTGTTCCTGACGCAGATAAAATTACAGCATAATTTTTATATTTATTGCCTGGCGTAAGTGTTGTGTTTGTAGTGATTGTCAGTGCTTTTTGAGATTCTTTTACTGTCAGAGTAAATTGCTTTATGCCGCTTTGGTATCCATCAGTTGCATCGATATAAAAAGTGTATGTCCCTGCTTGATTAGGAATACCCTTCAGAATCATTGAAGTATAGTCATTGCTGTCTCTGCGGTAACTAAGCCACGATGGAACATTATAATCAGGATACAAAAGATATTCTTCCATAATGGGTAAATTGGTTTTAACTGTTTCATTATATTCAACACCAACAATAGCGTCTTTAAGGTTCGTTGTTAATATTTCTAAACTCTCATCGGGATTGCTAATGGTGATTATAAAATTTCCGGAGTCCTCACCGGCTGAGTTACTCGCTTTAACAGTAAATGAAAAAGTGCCTGCTTTTGTAGGAGTTCCTGAAATTACGCCGTTATTTGCAAGGGTTAGGCCATCAGGTAAGCTTCCGCTTATTTTTGTCCATGTGGATTCTGTTCCTGACGATTTAAGAGTTACAGAATATTTTTCGCCTTTAATGCCATTTTTGAGATATGTTGCTGTTGTTATTGATGGCATCTGAGTTACGTTTAATATCAATTCTTTCTCATCAGAGCCCGCAATATTACTAGCCTTAACAACAAATGGAAATTCGCCTGTCTGAGTGGGAGTTCCAGAAATTAATCCCGAATTATTAAGAGTTAACCCGCTTGGTAATTTTCCTTGAGTTATTTGGAATGAAGTGGGAGTACCGCCTGTTAATTCAATCTGTGCCGAATATTCTGCGCCGTAAACTGCATCAGGCAAGGATTTAGTTATTATTTCAGGTTTATCCGTCATGATGATATAAACAGTCATAGGCAATAATACATATTTGCCAACATCATAAGTATATCGGATAGTAGTTGTACTCGAAGAAAATTTTATGATGCCTGTAGAACTGTCGTATTGCAATGACGCTCCTGTATCGTTGTCTATAACGTTTGATACTTTGCTAATTCTGTCCTGCAAATACTCCTTAAGATTTATGTAATAGCCGTCGGAATCCTTATTAACTATCAGATCTGTAACTTTTTGATCGCCATAATCACAATCCCAACAATAAGTATTGCTTAAATCTAAAGCCATTAATTTATTCCATGAGCAATCAAACAAAACCTCTAAACGATTTTTTCCCACATCTAGAGTTGTTAATTGATTACCTCTGCAAATCAGATAAGCTAACTCATTGATTGTTTCTAGATTTAGTAATGTTAATTTATTACTGCCGCAATCTAGATAACTTAGAGCCGTATTCTTGCTAATGTCTAAAGTTGTTAATTCGTTACCGCCGCAATCTAGATAAGTCAGAGCCGTATTCCTGCTAACGTCCAAAGTTGTTAATTTGTTAGCGCGGCAATCTAGAACACTTAGAGCTGTATTACTGCTAACGTCTAAAGTTGTTAATTTGTTACCGCCGCAATCTAGATAAATCAGAGCCGTATTCTTGCTAACGTCTAAAGTTGTTAATTTGTTATCGCCGCAATCTAGATGAGTCAGAGCCGTATTATTGCTAGTATCTAAAGCCGTTAACTGGTTATGTTTACAATCCAGAGAAGTTAGAGCCGTGAAGAATTCAATACCTTTCAGAGAGGCTATATTCATGCCTTCATCCTGGTTCAAAAAGTTTTTCGTGTAGAGTTTCATTGAAGTAACATTATTAATTTCTTCGTAGCTTAATGCTCCGTTAGAGTCACTGTCAAAATTTGTCTTCACATAATCTTGGAAATTGAAATCCGGGAAATTTGTGTCATTGATAGCTATACCAACAGGAGCGGGCGGTGTCGGTTGTGATTCATCATAAGGAATAGTAAAGGCTTTTATACAAACATTGTATCCAGAATCTTCAACTGCATCGCGCCAAGTTGTTCCGTCTGAAGAATAATAAGACTCGTTTAAATTTACAACCGCATTAGAGCTAGAATAGTAGTTCTTTTCAATTGCAGTTCCTGTATCTGTCTTAACTACAACGGAGAAATAATGCCCCTTAGAAATTTTTATCTTATTCAGAGAAAAATCTTCCGTGTGATAACCTGAATATGCGTTATAGCCGTCTTTTTTGCTGGCGATTAACGTTCCATTAATAGGGGAATCGGGTTGTTCAGTACCGAGATCATACACGTAAATTTCGTAATTAGTATTATTCTTGATTGTGTAAAATCCGACATACTGCAAAATTTCATCTGATTCTGTCTTGAAGATATTTGCTGACCATTTCCCAGTTGTAGAACCTAAGTGTCCCAGATCGTCATAACCGTAGTGCTTGAGTCCTTCAGGTGTGTCATCCAATATTAATAAATTCACGTCAAAAATTTCCTGTTCATATGACATCCAAAAATATCCGTCATCGCCCCAGTCAGTTCCCCATGAATTACGAACGAGCCAGGCTCCGTCTTTAGTGGGTCTCATAGACACAGGGAATTTCATGCGAGAAAAATTATCATCCCAGCCTATAATATTAACTGCGTGATTTCCCAAAGCATCGTCGTTGGTAAAATAAGTTGTAATATATTCACCGTCTACTAGATGAGTAGCTGCGTTATCATAATTATGATTGTGATGATAACTAATATACAAAGCACCATGTTTAATAACTAGATCCTTGACTACATTCATCATTTTGTCGCCGCTTAAATATCCAATACTATATGTATCTTTAAGTCTAATCGGTAAAGTAGGGTATTCTTCTGGGAATTTATCGGGAGCTGTATATGTACGTTGTCTTGAAGGGTAAGGAAGTATATTTTCACGCACACATCCCAGCCTTGATATTAATGCGATTGCGTAATCAGCATGACCGCCTTGATCTAAAATATTTTTATTATCATCATACAGACCGAAAGATTTACCCGGCCGCGTGTCTCCATAAACAAAATATGCAACAAACATTTCTGACAAGTCAGGAACGCTATCACTATATAGAGTCTTAAAAGTAGATTCCATTGAACCGAGTGATGCAAAAGCCCAGCAAGTTCCCCATGGATTTTGATTTTTGACTGGAGTGACTCTATTGTGCTCTCTCAGATCATAGTATTCCGGCAAAACATTCATAGTAGAGAACATTTCGCCATTATCCCGAGGTCTAGGAGGATTCTTCCATAAGTCAGATCTATCAATTGGACTCGGTATTACGCCGCCTTTGAATGAATCGCTCTCGGATTTTGTTGTGAAACCTTCTTTGCTTTGCTCAAGACTTTCGAGCCATTCTACATACTCAGGGGAAGGCGGAAGAATCCTTATATCATTATCTTCAGCAGCAAATATAAAATTAGGGTACAGGACACAAAATAATAATATTGCAATAACTGCCAATTTCTTAGTTTTCATAAATAAATTCCTCCTTGAATAAATAAATTCTTTATGCCAACGAGCGCACATAAATTTATTAATTCACTTAAGGAGGCTTTGACTCACGAGAACGTCTCACAAAATTACGTAATTTGCGGGGGATGGGGGGGGGCATGAGTAATTACAAGCATTTACGCACTTCGATAATTTCATGATACGTCACCCTCCTTACTGAATAAAAATTTTAATTTCTGAAAATTTATGTGAATGAAATCATTATAACATATACAATTTTACGAGAAATAGCGTTATTAATACTCATTCAATCAGGTTATAATCAAATCAACAAAAATTTTTCACATGAGGGGAGCAAATTTTACATGAAAGTTTTATTAATTAACGGTTCACCCAACGAGAAAGGCTGCACATTTACGGCATTAAATGAGGTAGCTGCAACTCTCAATCAAGAAGGAATCGACACAGAAATTTATCACATCGGCAAAAAAGCGATTCAAGGCTGTATCGGCTGCTTCAAGTGCGCGACTCTTGGACATTGCGTATTCAATGACGGCGTAAGAGAATTAGCAGCAAGGGTTGACGAGTTCGACGGCTTTATTATCGGCTCACCAGTTTATTTTGCAGGTCCGACCGGGAGTCTATGCGCGTTCCTTGATAGATTCTTTTTCTCGGGCGGGGACAAATTTTTTAACAAGCCGTGTGCTTGCGTTGTCTCTTGCAGGAGGGGCGGAGCGTCGGCAGCTTTTGACAGACTCAATAAATATTTTACGATTAAGAATATGCCCGTTGTATCGTCTCAATACTGGAATCAAGTTCACGGCAACACACCCGATGAAGTCAGACAGGATCTCGAAGGCTTGCAGACAATGCGCACACTTGGCCGAAATATGGCGTGGCTATTGAAGTGTATCGAGGCAGGAAGGAAGGCAAATATTAACCCTTCACCGCTTGAAGAGTGGCAATGTACGAATTTTATACGATAAAAAATTTTTCCGTCTCTGATAAAATGTTCAACAATTCATTATTTTACAATTTAATAATTTTGTTGCTACACGGAAGGAGATGCAGTAATTTTGTTCTTTAAGAAATACGGGGACATTATAGTAGGGATATTTTATACTGTTCTCGGCGGAGTTACTATCTGGCTGTCCAGTCAGCTCCCAAAATCGCGCGTTATGAAGATCGGCCCTGACTTTATGCCGACTCTAATCGGGATAATTATGCTCGTTCTTGCGTTATTATTATTGTTCAGTGCAGTAAAAAATTTCAAGCACAACGCAGCAAAGGCCGAGTCAGCTCCGGCAGATACTTCGGATTATAAACGCGTTCTAAGCTCACTCGTATTGATAACAATTTACGTGAACATTCTTGCGCCTGTAGGATTTATTTTATCGACGCTGGGATATTTGTTCCTGCAAATTTTAGTACTTGCACCCAATGACAGACGAAGCGCAAAGGACGTTATTATTTATGCAGTGATTGATATTATATTCGTCTTCGCTGTATTTTTCCTGTTCAGGTACGGATTTAAAATTGTCCTGCCTGCTGGTTTATTCACGTTATAGGAGGCGAATATTATGGGAGCTTTATCACAATTAGGGGCGGCTGCTCTCAAGGTCTGCGAACCAACTTCGTTATTATTAATGATTGCCGGAGTTGCTATCGGAATAGTTTTCGGCTCGATTCCCGGTTTAAGTGCGTCAATGGCCGTTGCTTTAATGCTGCCGTTAACGTTCTCAATGAGTTCATCACTCGGAATGAATGTTTTAGTAGCAGTCTATATCGGCGGAATTTCGGGCGGTCTAATTTCTGCGATATTATTAAACATGCCCGGTACAGCAAGTTCAATAGCTACAACTTTTGACGGCTACCCAATGGCACAAAAGGGTGAGGCAATGCGCGCATTAGGTGTCGGAATAGTTTTCTCGTTCTTAGGGTCAATTTTTTCATTTGTAATATTGACTTTCTTTGCACCTTGGCTCGCAGATGTAGCGTTAAAATTTGCTTTTCCTGATAATTTCGGGATATGCTTTTTTGCTTTAACGATGGTTGCTGTATTATCTTCCGGAAATATGATTAAAGGCTTGCTTGCTGGAATGCTGGGACTTGTATTTGCTCTTGTAGGACTTGCACCCATTGACGGGACAGCGAGATTTACATTTGGGATTCCTGAAATGCGCGGAGGCTTTAACACTCTTACGACTCTAATAGGAATTTTTGCGGTTGCAGATATTCTTGTGAGTGCAGAGACAATCGGCAAAGGATTAAAGACTATTCCCGTTAAAAAAGTTCGCGGCTTCGGATTCAGTATCGCAGAATTAATTAAATGGACTCCCGCAGCAATAAGAGCAGCTCTAATCGGAACAGGAATCGGAATTTTACCCGGTATAGGCGGTTCAACATCTGGAATGCTGGCATACGTTACAGCTAAGAATATGAGCAAACACCCGGAGACTTTCGGACAGGGCGATCCTGAAGGAATTGTCGCAACAGAATGCGCTAATAATGCTACGATAGGCGGTGCATTAATTCCGTTGTTAGTGCTTGGTATTCCCGGCGACGGAGTAACAGCAATGATGCTCGGCGGGTTCTTGATTCACGGATTAAGTGCAGGGCCGTTATTGTTCGTGAAGAATCCTGATGTTGTTTACGGAATTTTTGCGGCGTGCATGATTTGCGCTTTGATTATGCTTATAATTGAGTGGACTTGCATTAAAGCGTTTGTTCAGGTTCTCAAGGTTCCGAAACATATATTATTACCGTTGATTCTAGTTTTATGCGCTGTCGGTGCATATGCTACGAATAATAGAATATTTGACGTGCAATCGATTCTAGTTTTCGGCGTGATTGGATATTTGTATCATAAATTCAAGCTGCCGACTACACCTTTTGTGCTTTGTTTCTTAATTGGACGAATGACAGAAGAATATTTGCGCAGAGGTTTGCAGAGATTTAAGACATTCGGTGCGTTTTTCTCAAGGCCGATATTCTGTGTATTTTTCTTTATTGCAATAGCTGTAATCCTTTGGACGTTGTATAAGGAAATCAAGGCAGCGCGCGCAGAAAAAATGAATCTCAGTAAATAAGCAGTTTATGGTCATAATTGGAGCAAAAAAATTTGTGATTCATCAACTGGGGGAGCCCCAGAAAGCCCCTCCCCCAGACCCCCTCCCGCCCATTAATCGCCATATGCAGCGCGAACGAGCGGAGAAAAAGTAAATTACCCGTGAAATTTTGCGGGAAAAAATATATTAAAGGAGTTGTCATTATTAATGAAGAAAGTTTTATTAGCATTAGCAGCAGTTCTCGTAGTAGCGTCATGTGCGTTTGCTGAATGGAAACCCACGACGACAGTATCAATTATCGTTCCGGCCGGTGCAGGCGGTAACACAGATTTAAGCGCGAGAGTCTTTGCACAGTACGCAAAAGAGTTATCCGGATGTGATTTCATCGTCGTAAACGCAAACGGCGCAGCAGGTTCAATCGCAGCAGATCAGGTCAGGGCAGCAGCTCCCGACGGACACACATTTTTATATGGTCATAATCTCGTCAACGTCGCAAATGTTGCCGGAATAACTGATTACAACTATACAGCATTCAAGCTCGGTCCAACGTTCGCGAAAGATCCCGCACAGCAATTCTACGTGAATCCCAAGAAATATAAGAATCTCGAAGAATTTCTCGCAGCAGCAAAGGCGCACCCCGGTGAATTAGTTGCATGCACAGAAGTAGGCGCGTATACATATTATGAGATTCTCAAGTTCCAGCAATTAGCAGGAATTGAGCTTGATTTAGTTGATTACGGCTCGAACTCTGACAAAATAGTCGGTATGCTTTCCGGCCAAGTCGATATGATGCCCGGTGCTTATATTAACTGTAAAGATTATCTTGAGTCCGGCCAGTTTATAGCGTTGGGCGTACCCAGTGAAAAGCGTTATGACTTAATTAAAGATATTCCGACATTCAAGGAACAGGGCATTGACTTAGTATATCCTGACTGCGATTTCTCGTTCTATTTCCCGAAAGAGACCCCGCAGGAAGTTATTACATGGTATGAAAATATCGTTCAGGAAATGCACAAGAGACCGGAATGCGTCGAGGCGATTCGCAAAGTTGAAATGATGCCGTATTATTTGTCAGGCGCAGACAGTGAGAAGCACGACGCTGAATATTTCCAGATTTTCAAGTCAATAGCTGACGAATTAGCGAAATAATTATTTCATCAAGGCCCCGTGTAAAAGCGGGGTTAATTTTTTATCAGGAGGCGAAATTATGTCAACACCCATAGTAACAAGCATGAAGGTTATTCCCGTTGCAGGCTATGACTCAATGTTAATGACTCTTTCGGGAGCACACGCGCCATTTTTCACGCGAAATATAGTAATTCTTGAGGACTCAGCAGGTCATCAGGGAATCGGCGAAATTCACGGAGGCGACTACACATGCGAGGCTTTGAGGGCTTGCACTGAACTTGTAGTAGGTCAGCAGGTCGGGAAATATCGCGGGATTCTTGACTCGATTCATAAACACACCAAACGCGCAAAAGAGGACGACGGCGAAGGGATTCAGACTCTCGACATCTCGAAATTAAAATTTGTTGTAAAAGCTGAATGGGCTATAGAGTGCGCATTACTTGATTTACTAGGTCAAGCGTTAGACTTGCAAATGTGCGACTTACTTGGCGACGGCAAACAACGTGATAAAGTCGAAACTCTCGGCTATTTATTTTACGTGAGCGATAAGGACAAGGCACGAGAATTAAATTATCTCGATGAGTCCTCAAGCTCTGACTCATGGTACAGAATGAGACGTAAAGAAATGCTCACACCTGAAAGCATAGTCGAGCAAGCCCAGTGTTTAAACGCTAAGTACGGATTCAAAAATTTCAAGCTCAAAGGCGGAGTCTTGGCCGGTCATGAAGAAATGCAGGCAGTAATCGCGCTGAAAAAAGCATTTCCCAACGGAAGAATCAATATTGACCCTAACGGAGCTTGGAGTCTTGCTGAAGCTATAGAACTTTGCAGACCGCTTGAAAGTGTTTTAACCTACATAGAAGACCCTTGCGGCCCTGAGTCAGGTTATTCGAGTCGTGAAATCATGGCAGAGTTTAAGAACGCCGTTAAATTGCCGGTTGCTACAAATATGATTGCTACTGACTGGAGACAATTTTATCATTCAGCAGCGTTGAAGGCTGTAGATATTGTTCTTGCAGATCCTCATTTCTGGGGGTTCGGAGGCTCAATCAGAATCGCGCAATTATTAAATGATTGGGGACTCACGTGGGGCAGCCACTCAAATAATCACTTCGATATTACGCTCGCAGCCTTTGCACAGGTCGGAGCAGCAGCACCGGGGAAACCTACAGCTTTAGATACGCACTGGATTTGGCAGGACGGACAAAATTTGTTATACGACGCGCCGGAAATTAAAGACGGTTATCTCGCAGTACCAGACAAGCCCGGACTCGGTGTTACACTAAATATGAAGCGGCTCGAGGAGGCCAACGCGCTTTATAATAAATTACCCTCACACGATAGAAATGACGCAACAGCAATGCAATATTTGATTCCTAACTGGAAATTTGACAGCAAGAAACCTTGTCTCGTGCGTTAAATATTGAGACTTGGCAGCAGAAAAAATCCCTCTCCTAAAATTTTTAGAAGGGGGATTTCTTTATTTGTAAATTGCTATTTGCTTGCCTTGTAAGCTGCGATACGTTTTGCGACGTTGGCTTTAATGTTGTTGTAGTAAAAAGTGTAATCGTTGTCGTGTCTGGCACCCGGTCCGAAGTACTCGGCTGTGATTCTTGCGGCTTCTTCGGGCATTGGGTCGGGCTTGGCGTTTGTTACGACTGTTCCGCGTGAAAGGATAATTTGCGCGTCTGCTCCTATATCGCCGATCTTCCCATTTTCCAAGAGTGAGCCTAGATTTTCGCTTGCAGGCGCGTAAGTCTCGTCAAGTTTCCAGTTAAGCGGGTTAATGCTGATTGCGCCCGGAAGTAATACGGCGGTTTTGGTGTTTTCCTCGACATTTTCTTTGCCTTCAGTGTTCCAGCTGATTATTACGCCTGTGTCGGTCTCACCTTCTGCAAATTTCAAATGAGGAAAATTTTTAAGGTCGTCTTTAGTGATTGAGTAACCTATTGCATAAGCTGCTATCATTCGCTTGTAATAGTCGGGGTGCTGCTTAAAATATTTTTTCAGGACGAGTCTAACTATAGCGGATCCCTGGCTGTGTCCTGCAATAATGAACGGGCGGCCGTTGTTGTAATTCTTGAAGTAGTAATCAAGTGCTGCTGTTATGTCATTATAGGGCTTACTTGAAATTGCTTTATCAACGTCTCCGGTTTCAAGCCAAGATTTTTTCATGACTCTCATTCCTGCTTGACGGTAATACGGCATAAATACATTTGTAGCGTCCTCGAACACTGTTGCATGAGATAAATATTCTTCTGCAAAACCTGCTAACATTTCTGCGTTGTCGATTGACGCGTATTCGGGTGAATCTTCTTTCAAGCTGCCGAAAATGTACGCCGTTGAATTAATGTAGAATGTATCGACATCCTTTGTAATTTCCGGGATCTTGTGCCAGCTCGTTTTTTGTGAATAATCCGGAGTCCTCCCTGACATATAAGCTGCGATACGTTTTGCTGCGTTTGCTTTGATGTTGTTGTAATAAAGTATGTAATCATCAGCGTGTCTGCCGTCTGGACCGAAATATTCAGCAGAGATTCTTGTTTCATCTTCCGGGAGAGGTGATGCCGGGCCGTTTGTTACGACTGTTCCGCGTGAAAGAATAATTTGCGCGTCTGCTCCTACATCGCCTATTCCGATTTTGCCGGTTTTCTCGTTCATAAAGAGTGAGCCGAGATTTTCGCTTGCTGGTGCGTAAGTCTCGTCAAGTTTCCAGTTAAGCGGGTTAATGCTGATTGCGCCGGGAAGTAATACAGCGGTCTTGATGTTATTCTCGACATTTTCTTTGCCTTCAGTGTTCCAGCTAATTATTACGCCTGTATCTGTCTCGCCTGCTGCAAATTTCAAATGAGGATATGCTTTGAGGTCGTCTTTAGTGATTGAGTAACCTATTACATAAGCGGCTATCATGCGTTTATAGTAGTCGGGGTGTTCCATAAAATATTTTTTCAGAAGGAGTCTAATTATAGCGGATCCCTGGCTGTGTCCTGCAATAATGAACGGTCTGCCGTTGTTGTAATTCTTGAAGTAGTAATCAAGTGCTGCTGTTATGTCATTATAGGGCATAGCTGAAATTGCTTTATCAACGTCTCCGGTCTCAAGCCAAGATTTTCTCATTACACGCATTCCTGCCTGGCGGTAATACGGCACAAAAACGTTGCTTGAGTCCTCGTATGCGCTTGCCTGAAGCATATATTGATTATCAACGCCCTTTAACATTTCTGCATTATCGAGTGCTGCATATTCGGGGTCATTCTCTCCTAAGCCCATGTACTCCGTTGCGTAAACATAGAATGTGTCTACATCCTTTGTGATATTGGGAATCTTGTACCAGCTCGCATTTTGTGAATAGTCCGGTGTATCGGCGCAGGCTGTAAAACTCATTGCCATAACAACGATAACTGCCAGTGCAAAAATTTTCTTCTTCATTCTTGTATCGTCCTTTCTGTGAATGTCTCACGGCAAAAATAATACCCCCTCAGGCGTTGAGGAGGTACGGAATAAATTTCAATTAGTCCAGCTTGAAATCGTAGTGCTTAGAGTAATCCTCTTGAATGTTCAAGCGTAGTGTCTTATTCGCAAAATCGTAAACTGATGTGTGCCATGTCTGCCAGAAATTATTTGGCTGAATATTTCTATCATGCAATTTGTATGTATCAAAGCCGTACTGCATAGCTGCTTTGAAGTCCATCGGAGT
It encodes the following:
- a CDS encoding putative Ig domain-containing protein, with the translated sequence MKTKKLAVIAILLFCVLYPNFIFAAEDNDIRILPPSPEYVEWLESLEQSKEGFTTKSESDSFKGGVIPSPIDRSDLWKNPPRPRDNGEMFSTMNVLPEYYDLREHNRVTPVKNQNPWGTCWAFASLGSMESTFKTLYSDSVPDLSEMFVAYFVYGDTRPGKSFGLYDDNKNILDQGGHADYAIALISRLGCVRENILPYPSRQRTYTAPDKFPEEYPTLPIRLKDTYSIGYLSGDKMMNVVKDLVIKHGALYISYHHNHNYDNAATHLVDGEYITTYFTNDDALGNHAVNIIGWDDNFSRMKFPVSMRPTKDGAWLVRNSWGTDWGDDGYFWMSYEQEIFDVNLLILDDTPEGLKHYGYDDLGHLGSTTGKWSANIFKTESDEILQYVGFYTIKNNTNYEIYVYDLGTEQPDSPINGTLIASKKDGYNAYSGYHTEDFSLNKIKISKGHYFSVVVKTDTGTAIEKNYYSSSNAVVNLNESYYSSDGTTWRDAVEDSGYNVCIKAFTIPYDESQPTPPAPVGIAINDTNFPDFNFQDYVKTNFDSDSNGALSYEEINNVTSMKLYTKNFLNQDEGMNIASLKGIEFFTALTSLDCKHNQLTALDTSNNTALTHLDCGDNKLTTLDVSKNTALIYLDCGGNKLTTLDVSSNTALSVLDCRANKLTTLDVSRNTALTYLDCGGNELTTLDISKNTALSYLDCGSNKLTLLNLETINELAYLICRGNQLTTLDVGKNRLEVLFDCSWNKLMALDLSNTYCWDCDYGDQKVTDLIVNKDSDGYYINLKEYLQDRISKVSNVIDNDTGASLQYDSSTGIIKFSSSTTTIRYTYDVGKYVLLPMTVYIIMTDKPEIITKSLPDAVYGAEYSAQIELTGGTPTSFQITQGKLPSGLTLNNSGLISGTPTQTGEFPFVVKASNIAGSDEKELILNVTQMPSITTATYLKNGIKGEKYSVTLKSSGTESTWTKISGSLPDGLTLANNGVISGTPTKAGTFSFTVKASNSAGEDSGNFIITISNPDESLEILTTNLKDAIVGVEYNETVKTNLPIMEEYLLYPDYNVPSWLSYRRDSNDYTSMILKGIPNQAGTYTFYIDATDGYQSGIKQFTLTVKESQKALTITTNTTLTPGNKYKNYAVILSASGTTPITWEKTGGTLPNGLSLSSSGIISGIPTETGNFSFTVKASNTEGEDSRNFSITVNEAPTITTNATLTAGTKGVNYSVTLAASGTTPITWTKTDGNLPDGLILANTGVISGTPTKAGNFSFTVKASNTAGSDSRTFTITINELKPAITTSSTLQSGTKGANYSVTLTASGTKPITWTKTGGNLPNGLTLTNTGIISGTPTKAGNFSFTVKASNTAGYDSRTFTITINEPIIKPSITTNATLTAGTKGANYSVTLAASGTTPITWQKTGGNLPDGLTLANSGKISGTPTKADTFSFTVKASNTAGNDSRTFTITINEPVIKPAITTNATLTSGTKGANYSVTLAASGTTPITWTQTGGNLPDGLTLANSGKISGTPTKAG
- a CDS encoding flavodoxin family protein encodes the protein MKVLLINGSPNEKGCTFTALNEVAATLNQEGIDTEIYHIGKKAIQGCIGCFKCATLGHCVFNDGVRELAARVDEFDGFIIGSPVYFAGPTGSLCAFLDRFFFSGGDKFFNKPCACVVSCRRGGASAAFDRLNKYFTIKNMPVVSSQYWNQVHGNTPDEVRQDLEGLQTMRTLGRNMAWLLKCIEAGRKANINPSPLEEWQCTNFIR
- a CDS encoding tripartite tricarboxylate transporter TctB family protein, which codes for MFFKKYGDIIVGIFYTVLGGVTIWLSSQLPKSRVMKIGPDFMPTLIGIIMLVLALLLLFSAVKNFKHNAAKAESAPADTSDYKRVLSSLVLITIYVNILAPVGFILSTLGYLFLQILVLAPNDRRSAKDVIIYAVIDIIFVFAVFFLFRYGFKIVLPAGLFTL
- a CDS encoding tripartite tricarboxylate transporter permease produces the protein MGALSQLGAAALKVCEPTSLLLMIAGVAIGIVFGSIPGLSASMAVALMLPLTFSMSSSLGMNVLVAVYIGGISGGLISAILLNMPGTASSIATTFDGYPMAQKGEAMRALGVGIVFSFLGSIFSFVILTFFAPWLADVALKFAFPDNFGICFFALTMVAVLSSGNMIKGLLAGMLGLVFALVGLAPIDGTARFTFGIPEMRGGFNTLTTLIGIFAVADILVSAETIGKGLKTIPVKKVRGFGFSIAELIKWTPAAIRAALIGTGIGILPGIGGSTSGMLAYVTAKNMSKHPETFGQGDPEGIVATECANNATIGGALIPLLVLGIPGDGVTAMMLGGFLIHGLSAGPLLFVKNPDVVYGIFAACMICALIMLIIEWTCIKAFVQVLKVPKHILLPLILVLCAVGAYATNNRIFDVQSILVFGVIGYLYHKFKLPTTPFVLCFLIGRMTEEYLRRGLQRFKTFGAFFSRPIFCVFFFIAIAVILWTLYKEIKAARAEKMNLSK
- a CDS encoding tripartite tricarboxylate transporter substrate binding protein, yielding MKKVLLALAAVLVVASCAFAEWKPTTTVSIIVPAGAGGNTDLSARVFAQYAKELSGCDFIVVNANGAAGSIAADQVRAAAPDGHTFLYGHNLVNVANVAGITDYNYTAFKLGPTFAKDPAQQFYVNPKKYKNLEEFLAAAKAHPGELVACTEVGAYTYYEILKFQQLAGIELDLVDYGSNSDKIVGMLSGQVDMMPGAYINCKDYLESGQFIALGVPSEKRYDLIKDIPTFKEQGIDLVYPDCDFSFYFPKETPQEVITWYENIVQEMHKRPECVEAIRKVEMMPYYLSGADSEKHDAEYFQIFKSIADELAK
- the gudD gene encoding glucarate dehydratase (catalyzes the formation of 5-keto-4-deoxy-D-glucarate from glucarate) encodes the protein MSTPIVTSMKVIPVAGYDSMLMTLSGAHAPFFTRNIVILEDSAGHQGIGEIHGGDYTCEALRACTELVVGQQVGKYRGILDSIHKHTKRAKEDDGEGIQTLDISKLKFVVKAEWAIECALLDLLGQALDLQMCDLLGDGKQRDKVETLGYLFYVSDKDKARELNYLDESSSSDSWYRMRRKEMLTPESIVEQAQCLNAKYGFKNFKLKGGVLAGHEEMQAVIALKKAFPNGRINIDPNGAWSLAEAIELCRPLESVLTYIEDPCGPESGYSSREIMAEFKNAVKLPVATNMIATDWRQFYHSAALKAVDIVLADPHFWGFGGSIRIAQLLNDWGLTWGSHSNNHFDITLAAFAQVGAAAPGKPTALDTHWIWQDGQNLLYDAPEIKDGYLAVPDKPGLGVTLNMKRLEEANALYNKLPSHDRNDATAMQYLIPNWKFDSKKPCLVR